A region of Maniola jurtina chromosome 7, ilManJurt1.1, whole genome shotgun sequence DNA encodes the following proteins:
- the LOC123866606 gene encoding uncharacterized protein LOC123866606 — protein MTMDVQNNYQNYKEQSPDSKETSLNIESAKTSQNMKTDMQTTILNQGKASKRSFDVAFLMMPDEKVRHSQPERQLRVSKQLFNTEEWEPSKRVADIYKHSDYSNDNTLDSKDLDEDRGRMNNNISPGFGSDVNIDVGTDEYPSKSIYCSDSDTSDQSRSRPNSNESAARHPKFLPEYKNKIFDDPTLISIQSRARFESRFGEKSHEMSPKSAFTKVSNFSVRSPNPSVSPDNLLYQNSVSPPLSSSTSPSYNKSSFNNLLSPAHLLNGHNFFKGQNVPSSSPNYPESSPVHRTSATFKAVEYQGKADSKTPQMSPNKMNFLPFRPELPYLQAGPSYPFGVQNFQPPNPDFIKFSGPPREPVNPLIANPAAAILSTLLPSTIAAFSLPAQNVCAKCSISFRMTSDLVYHMRTHHKSESAADPHRRKREEKLKCPVCNESFRERHHLTRHMTAHQDKEGDLDDVSPTQNYNKKSKQFYPHNGGPLLHK, from the coding sequence ATGACAATGGACGTTCAAAACaattatcaaaattataaaGAGCAGTCTCCCGACTCAAAAGAGACTAGTTTAAATATTGAAAGTGCCAAAACTTCGCAGAACATGAAGACAGACATGCAAACAACAATTCTCAACCAAGGAAAGGCATCGAAACGCTCTTTCGATGTTGCTTTTTTAATGATGCCGGATGAAAAAGTTCGCCATTCACAACCGGAGAGACAGTTGCGAGTTTCCAAACAATTATTTAATACAGAAGAGTGGGAACCGTCTAAGAGGGTGGCGGATATTTACAAGCATAGCGATTACTCCAACGATAACACTTTGGATTCTAAAGATCTAGACGAAGATCGAGGACGTATGAACAACAACATATCTCCGGGCTTCGGTTCCGACGTCAACATTGACGTCGGTACAGATGAGTATCCGAGTAAGTCCATATATTGCAGTGATTCCGATACGTCTGATCAATCAAGAAGCCGACCTAATTCGAACGAGAGTGCAGCGCGGCACCCGAAATTTTTGCCcgaatacaaaaacaaaatatttgatgaTCCGACTCTTATCAGCATACAGTCAAGAGCTAGGTTTGAAAGTCGATTTGGAGAAAAATCTCATGAGATGTCGCCGAAAAGTGCGTTCACCAAAGTATCCAACTTTAGCGTCCGATCACCAAACCCATCGGTCAGTCCGGATAATCTTCTCTACCAGAATTCAGTAAGTCCACCACTGTCCTCTTCCACCTCACCGAGTTACAACAAATCAAGCTTCAACAATCTCCTGTCACCCGCTCATTTATTAAATGGCCACAATTTTTTCAAAGGACAAAACGTTCCTTCTTCTTCACCAAATTATCCTGAATCTAGTCCTGTTCACAGAACAAGTGCAACATTTAAAGCAGTGGAGTACCAAGGGAAAGCAGACTCGAAGACACCACAAATGTCACctaataaaatgaattttttgCCCTTCAGACCCGAGCTACCGTATCTACAGGCGGGACCGTCTTATCCATTTGGTGTTCAAAATTTTCAGCCACCGAACCcggattttataaaattttctgGACCTCCCCGAGAACCGGTAAACCCTTTGATCGCTAACCCTGCAGCAGCAATTCTAAGTACCCTTTTACCCTCAACTATTGCTGCATTTTCATTACCAGCTCAAAATGTGTGCGCAAAATGCAGTATAAGTTTTAGAATGACTTCAGACTTAGTTTACCACATGAGAACTCATCACAAGAGTGAATCGGCTGCGGATCCACATAGGAGGAAAAGAGAGGAAAAACTAAAGTGTCCAGTTTGTAACGAAAGTTTTAGAGAGAGGCATCATCTGACCCGACATATGACGGCACATCAGGATAAGGAAGGCGACTTGGATGACGTATCGCCTACTCAGAATTATAATAAGAAAAGCAAACAATTTTACCCTCACAATGGGGGACCTCTTCTTCATAAATAG